Within Azoarcus sp. DD4, the genomic segment ATCTGGAAGCAGCGCACGGTGGGCATCGGCGTGGTGTCGCCAGAGCAGGCGCTGGCCTGGGGTTTTTCCGGCCCGATGCTGCGTGGTTCGGGTATTGCGTGGGATTTGCGCAAGAAGCAGCCCTACGAAGTTTACGACCAGCTCGATTTCGATATTCCTGTCGGCAAGAACGGCGACTGCTACGACCGTTATCTGTGTCGCATGGAAGAGATGCGCCAATCGAACCGCATCATTCGCCAGTGCATCGACTGGTTGCGCAAGAATCCCGGCCCGGTCATCACCGACAACCACAAGGTTGCGCCGCCGGCCCGCGAGCAGATGAAGTCGAACATGGAAGAGCTGATCCATCACTTCAAGCTCTTCACCGAAGGCATGCATGTGCCCAAAGGCGAGGTGTATGCGGCCGTCGAGCATCCCAAGGGCGAGTTCGGCGTGTATGCAGTGTCGGACGGCGCGAACAAACCGTACCGCCTCAAGTTGCGTGCGCCCGGTTTCGCTCACCTTGCGGCGATGGACGATATTTCGCGAGGCCACATGATCGCCGACGTCGTCGCGATCATTGGCACGATGGACGTGGTGTTCGGCGAGATCGACAGATAAATCGTCGCAGCACCGGCAGGATGATCATGCGCATTTCGCATGCGTATGACAGGTAAAGAACAGACGGCAGGCTACCCGGAAGACGAGCACGACATGCTGAGCCAGGAATCGCTGCAACAGATCGATCGCGAGATCGCCAAGTATCCTTCCGACCAGAAGCAATCGGCTGTGATGGCCGCATTGCGTATCGCGCAGGTCGAGAAGGGATGGCTGTCGCAAGAGACGATCGCTTTCGTCGCGGAGTATCTCGAGATGCCCGCCATCGCTGCCTACGAGGTTGCGAGCTTCTACAACATGTACGACCTTGCACCGGTTGGTCGCCACAAGATCACCGTGTGCACCAATCTGCCCTGTGCGCTGTCGGGCGGCGTGCATGCGGCCGAGTACATCAAGAAGAAGCTGGGTATCGATTTCAACGAGACCACGCCTGACGGCAAGTTCACGCTGAAAGAAGGCGAGTGCATGGGAGCTTGCGGCGATGCCCCTGTGCTGCTGCACAACAATCACAGCATGTGCAGCTGGATGACGACCGAGAAAATCGACCAACTGCTGGCCGACCTGGATAGCAAATGAGCGCGCACGGACTGATACTCGCCGGGGTAGACGGCGACCGCACCTGGCGGCTCCAGGATTACGTGGCGCGAGGCGGCTATTCCGCGCTGAAGAGGATCATTGCGGAAAAGATTCCGCCCGAGACCATCATCGGCGAGCTCAAGGCGTCGTCGCTGCGTGGTCGTGGCGGTGCAGGTTTTCCGACCGGCCTGAAGTGGAGCTTCATGCCGCGCTCTTTCCCCGGCGACAAGTATCTCGCCTGTAACTCGGACGAAGGCGAGCCGGGCACGTTCAAGGATCGCGATATCCTGCGCTACAACCCGCATACCGTCATCGAAGGCATGACGATTGCGGCCTACGCGATGGGTTGCGCGCGTGGCTACAACTATATTCATGGCGAGATCTTCGAGATCTACCAGCGCTTCGAGGAAGCCTTGGCGGAAGCGCGCGCTGCCGGCCTGCTTGGTCAGAACATCCTTGGCAGCGATTTCTCTTTCGAGCTGTTTGCCCACCACGGTTATGGCGCTTACATCTGCGGCGAGGAAACCGCGCTGCTCGAATCGATCGAGGGCAAGAAGGGTCAGCCGCGCTTCAAGCCGCCCTTCCCGGCGAGCTACGGTCTCTACGGCAAACCGACCACGATCAACAATACCGAGACCTTCGCGTCTGTCCCGTTCATCATCAACATGGGCGGAGAGGGCTTCCTCAATCTCGGCAAGCCGAACAACGGCGGCACCAAGCTGTTCTCGGTTTCCGGCCATGTGAATCGCCCGGGCAACTACGAGATCAAGCTCGGCACGCCGTTTTCCGAATTGCTCGAAATGGCGGGCGGCATGCGTGGCGGCCGCAAGCTCAAGGCGGTGATTCCTGGCGGCTCATCCGCGCCGGTGCTGCCGGGCGACGTCATGATGGACTGCACGATGGACTATGACTCCATCTCCAAGGCAGGCTCGATGCTCGGCTCCGGCGCGGTCATCGTCATGGACGAAACCACCTGCATGGTCAAGGCGCTGGAGCGTCTGTCCTACTTCTATTTCGAGGAGTCCTGCGGTCAATGCACGCCGTGTCGCGAAGGCACAGGCTGGCTGTACCGCGTGGTGCATCGTATCGAGAACGGCCTTGGCCGTCAGGACGACCTCGACCTGCTGAATTCCGTAACCGGCAACATCATGGGGCGCACCATCTGCGCACTGGGTGATGCCGCGTCGATGCCGGTGCAGAGCTTCGTCAAGCACTTCGGCAGCGAATTCGCGTACCACATCGAAAACAAGCAATGCCTCGTGCCGCCTGAAGTCCAGTACGCGGGCAGCCAAATCTACGTGAGCCCCTCATGCTAGAGATCGAAATCGACGGTAAGCAGCTGCAGGTAGCGGATGGCAGCACCGTGATGGATGCGGCCGCCAAGGCCGGTTCCTACATTCCGCACTTCTGCTACCACAAGAAGCTGTCCATCGCGGCCAACTGCCGGATGTGTCTCGTCCAGGTCGAAAAGGCGCCAAAGCCGCTGCCGGCCTGTGCCACCCCCGTGACCAACGGCATGAAGGTGTGGACCCATTCCGAGCAGGCCGTGAAAGCCCAGAAGGGGGTGATGGAGTTCCTGCTCATCAACCACCCTCTCGACTGCCCGATCTGCGATCAGGGCGGCGAATGCCAGTTGCAGGATCTTGCTGTCGGTTACGGTGGTAGCGAGTCGCGCTATCAGGAAGAGAAGCGGGTCGTGTTCAACAAGAACCTCGGCTCGCTGGTCTCTACCGACATGACCCGGTGCATCAACTGCACCCGCTGCGTGCGCTTCACCACCGAGATCGCTGGCGAGATGGAACTCGGCCAGGCTTTCCGCGGTGAGCACGCCGAGATCATGCCCTTTGTCGAAAAGACGGTGGACACCGAGCTGTCCGGCAACATCATCGACCTGTGCCCGGTTGGCGCGCTGACCTCCAAGCCCTTCCGTTTCGCCGCGCGGACGTGGGAGCTGTCCCGCCGGCGTTCGGTGAGTCCGCATGATTCGCTCGGGTCCAACCTGATCGTCCAGACCAAGCACGATGTCGTCAAGCGCGTTCTGCCGCTGGAGAACGAGGCCATCAACGAATGCTGGCTGTCAGACAAGGACCGGTTTTCCTATGAGGGCCTGAGCAGCGACGAGCGCCTGACTTCGCCGATGGTGAAGCAGGGCGGAGAATGGAAGACGGTCGACTGGCAGACCGCCCTCGAGTTTGTCGCCAATGGCCTGCGCTCCGTCGTGAAAGACCATGGCGCGACGGCTGTCGGCGGTTTGTTCTCACCCCATGCAACCGTCGAGGAACTCTTCCTTGGCCAGAAGTTGATGCGCGGGCTGGGGTCGAACAATGTCGATTTCCGGTTGCGGCAATGGGACTTCCGCGCCGACGGTCTGCGTGCAGGTGCGCCTTGGCTTGGCATGCCGGTCGCGGAGATCGGCGAGCTGAATCGCTTGTTGGTCATCGGCAGCTTCCTCCGCAAGGATGCTCCGCTGCTCGCGCAGCGGGTGCGTCAGGCGGCCAAGCGCGGTCTGCACGTTTCCGCGGTTGGTCCGAACGCCGAGGAGTGGCTGATTCCGGTGCGTCACCGTGCGCTGGTGGCGCCGTCGGCGATGGTTGCAACGCTTGCCGGCATCGTCGCGACGCTCGCCGCGGAGAAGGGCGAGGCTGCTCCCGCGGTTCAGGTCAGCGCTGAGGCTCGTGAAATTGCCCAAAGCCTGGCGACCGGCCGCAAGGTCGCGATCTGGCTGGGCAACCTCGCGGTTCAGGATGCGCGCTCAGCCGAGCTGCAGGAGCTGGCGCTCGAGATCGCTCGCTTGACCGATGGCCGTTGCGGATTCATTGGTGAAGCGGCCAACAGTGTCGGCGGCTATCTGGCTGGTGCGGTTCCGACCGCCGATGGCTTGAATGCCCGCGCAATGATCGAGTCGGCGCGCAAGGCCTACGTACTGCTGGGTGCCGAACCGGATCTCGATTTCGCTCATGGCGCGGCAACGCTTGCTGCGCTGCAAACCGCACAGCTCGTGGTGGTGATGTCTGCATTCGACTCGGCAGTGCTGCGTGACGTTGCCGATGTGATGTTGCCGATCGGACCCTTTACCGAGACTTCCGGGACCTTCGTCAATTGCGAGGGGCGAGCGCAGAGCTTCAATGCGGTCGCAAAGCCGCTCGGCGACACCCGACCGGCGTGGAAGGTGCTTCGCGTGCTCGGCAACCTGCTCAATGTCGATGGTTTCGGCTACGAGGACAGTGAAGCAGTGCGGCGTGATGCACTCCCCGACGATCTCGGCGCGCTCCTTGGAAACGGACTCAACGGTGTCGTTGGTCTCTCGGCGGGTGAGGCCGGTGCGCTTGAGCGCGTTGCCGATGTGCCCATCTACTTTGCTGATGCCCTCGTGCGTCGCGCACCGTCGCTACAGAAAGCGAAGGATGCCGCTGTGCCGCAGGCCCGTGCGAATGCGGCGACGCTCGGAGCGCTCGGCATCGAGTCTGGCGTTCGGGTCAAGGTCAAACAGGATGGCGTGGCGGTGGAGCTTACCGCTATGGTGGATAACTCGGTGGCGCCGGGGTGTGTTCGCGTGGCGGCTGCTCATGCCACCACCGCGGTTCTGGGCCCGCTGAGCGGCTCGATCAGTCTGGAGCGTGTCTGATGGAAGGCTTTCTGCAACCCGTCGCAGATCTGTTCGGACCGGCTTGGCCGGTAGTGTGGACGCTGGTCAAGATCGTTGCCATCGTCGCGCCGTTGATGGGCTGCGTGGCCTACTTGACGCTGGCCGAGCGCAAGGTCATCGGCTACATGCAGGTTCGTATCGGCCCCAACCGTGTCGGCCCCTTCGGCCTGCTGCAACCGATCGCGGACGGGGTGAAGCTGCTGTTGAAGGAAATCATCGTTCCGAGCAGCTCCAACAAGGGTCTTTTTATCCTTGGTCCGATCCTCGCGCTGGCCCCGTCGCTGGCGGCGTGGGCGGTCATTCCGTTCGATGATGGTCTGGTTCTCGCCAACGTGAATGCCGGCCTGCTGTTCCTGCTCGCGATCACCTCGATGGAAGTGTATGGCGTGATCATCGCCGGTTGGGCATCCAACTCGAAGTACCCCTTCCTCGGTTCGATGCGCGCTGCGGCGCAGATGGTGTCGTATGAGGTATCGATGGGTTTCGCGTTGATCTGCGTGTTGCTGATTTCCGCCAGCCTGAATCTGAGCGACATCGTTGGCTCCCAGGGGACGGGTCGTTTCCACGACATGGGGCTTTCCTTCCTGTCCTGGAACTGGTTGCCGCTGCTGCCGATGTTCGTGGTTTATCTGATTTCCGGTATCGCCGAGACCAACCGCGCACCTTTCGACGTGGTTGAAGGCGAAGCGGAGGTGGTCGCGGGCCACATGGTCGAGTATTCCGGCATGGCGTTCGCGCTGTTCTTCCTGGCCGAATACGCGAACATGATCCTGGTCTCCATCCTGACCTCGGTGCTGTTCCTCGGTGGCTGGCTGTCGCCGGTGGGCTTCCTTCCCGACGGGTTCCACTGGCTGGCGCTCAAGACCGCAAGCATTCTTTTCATCTTCCTGTGGGCGCGTGCGACCTTCCCGCGTTTCCGCTACGACCACATCATGCGTCTGGGCTGGAAGGTGTTCATTCCGGTCACCCTGGTCTGGGTGATCGTGGTGGCGGTGTGGATGATGTCGCCGCTGTCGATCTGGAAGTGAGGTTCTGAACATGGGTGCCAAGGATTACATCGGTAGTCTGTTCCTCAAGGAACTGGTGAAGGGCATGGCCCTGACCGGCCGCCATTTTTTTGCGCGCAAGATCACGATTCAGTTCCCGGAAGAGAAGACGCCGCAGAGCCCTCGCTTCCGCGGTCTGCACGCGCTACGCCGTTATCCGAATGGTGAGGAGCGCTGCATCGCCTGCAAGCTGTGCGAGGCGGTCTGCCCGGCCATGGCGATCACGATCGAGTCAGAGCAGCGCGATGACGGCTCGCGTCGCACCAGTCGCTACGACATCGACCTGACGAAGTGCATCTTCTGCGGTTTCTGCGAGGAAGCCTGTCCGGTCGATGCCATTGTCGAGACCAGGGTGTTCGAGTACCACGGCGAGCAGCGCGGTGACCTGTATTACACCAAGCAGATGCTGCTGGCGGTCGGTGACCGTTACGAATCGCAGATTGCCGCGGACCGCGAGCAAGAGGCCAAGTACCGCTAAGGGGAGGGCGCCTGAGGGCGCCGTGGATACTGAACATGGAATTCAAGACGGCTGTCTTCTACTTTCTCTCCGCGATTCTCGTGCTCGCGGCACTGCGCGTGATCACCGCGCGCAACCCGGTTCATGCCGCGCTCTTCCTGGTGCTGTCCTTTTTCACCGCAGGCGGCATCTGGTTGCTGCTGCAGGCCGAGTTCCTAGCCATCACGCTGATCATGGTCTATGTCGGCGCGGTCATGGTGTTGTTCCTATTCGTCGTGATGATGCTCGACATCAACCTCGACCGCATCCGGCAGGGGTTCTGGAGTTACCTGCCGGTGGGGGCGCTGATCGGCATCCTGATGGTGATCGAGATGGCAATGGTGCTCGGCGGCCGTTACTTCGGTCTGGATGCTATGCCGGCGCCGCCCGCCGCCGCTGCCGACTACAGCAACACCCGCGAACTGGGCCGTGTGCTCTACACCGATTACGTCTACCCGTTCGAACTTGCTTCGCTGGTGCTGCTGGTGGCGATGATTGCGGCGGTGTCGCTGACGCTGCGCAAGCGCAAGGGCACGAAGGCGATAGATCCGGCCCTGCAGGTCGCGGTCAAGCGTGAAGGCCGGGTCGAGCTGGTGAAGATGCCGGCCGAGAAGGAATAACAAGGCGCGAACAAGAAACGCGCCGGTTCTGGTACCGGCGCGATCAGGGAGTCACAGATGCTTTCGCTTTCCCACTACCTCATCCTGGGCGCGATCCTGTTCGCGATCAGCGTTGTCGGGATCTTCCTCAACCGGAAGAACCTGATCGTGTTGCTGATGGCCATCGAGCTGATGCTGCTCGCGGTCAACCTGAATTTCATCGCGTTCTCGCACTATCTGGGCGACATCGCGGGGCAGGTTTTCGTTTTCTTCATTCTCACCGTGGCAGCAGCGGAATCGGCGATCGGTCTTGCGATTCTGGTGGTGCTGTTCCGCAACCTGCGGACGATCCACGTGGATGATCTGGACAGCCTCAAGGGTTAAGGAAGCGTCACGATGACGGACATGCAAAAGCTCTATCTCCTCGTGCCGCTGGCGCCGCTGGCCGGCGCGATTCTCGCGGGTCTCTTCGGCAAGCTGATCGGGCGGGCCGGCGCACACGTGGTTACCATCCTTGGGGTCGCCGTAGCGCTGGTGGCTTCGGTATTTATTTACCAGGACGTTCAGGCCGGCAACACGTTCAACGGCACGATCTACACGTGGATGAGCGCTGGCGGCATCAATTTCGAAGTCGGCTTCCAGATCGATGCGCTCACGGTAATGATGATGCTGGTCGTGACCTTCGTGTCGCTGATGGTCCATATCTACACCATCGGCTACATGTCAGAGGATCCCGGCTACCAGCGTTTCTTCAGCTACATCTCGCTCTTCACCTTCTCGATGCTGATGCTGGTGATGTCGAACAACTTCCTTCAGCTGTTTTTCGGCTGGGAAGCTGTGGGCCTGGTTTCCTACCTGCTGATCGGTTTCTGGTACGAGCGGCCGACCGCGATCTATGCCAACCTCAAGGCCTTCCTGGTTAACCGCGTCGGCGACTTCGGTTTCCTGCTCGGCATCGGCCTGATCGTCGCCTACACCGGCAGCCTCAACTACGCGGAGGTGTTCGCCAAGGCGCAGGAGCTGTCGGTCATGGAGATGGCGGTGACCGGCTGGCCCTTGCTCACCGCGATCTGTATCTGCCTCTTCATCGGCGCGATGGGTAAATCGGCCCAGGTTCCCCTGCACGTCTGGCTGCCGGATTCGATGGAAGGTCCGACCCCGATCTCCGCGCTGATTCACGCTGCCACCATGGTGACGGCCGGGATCTTCATGGTGGCGCGCATGTCGCCGCTGTTCGAACTGTCCGATGTCGCGCTGTCCTTCGTGCTGGTGATCGGCGCCACCACCGCGCTGTTCATGGGTTTCCTCGGTATCGTGCAGAACGACATCAAGCGCGTGGTTGCCTACTCGACGCTGTCGCAGCTCGGTTACATGACTGTCGCGCTGGGCGTCTCCGCCTACTCGGCGGCGGTGTTCCACCTGATGACGCACGCCTTCTTCAAGGCGCTGCTCTTCCTCGGCGCCGGTTCGGTGATCATCGGCATGCACCACGACCAGGACATGCGCAATATGGGCGGCCTGTGGAAGTACATGCCGATCACCTGGTTTACCTCGCTGCTCGGTTCGCTGGCGCTGATCGGCTTCCCGTTCTTCTCCGGCTTCTATTCCAAGGACTCCATCATCGAGGCGGTCCATGCCTCGACCATCCCGGGTTCGGGCTACGCCCTGTTCTGCGTGATGGCGGGCGTGTTCGTCACCGCGTTCTATTCCTTCCGGATGTATTTCCTTGTGTTCCACGGCAAGGAGCGGTTCGGCGAGAACGGCCACGCCCATCACGATCACCATGGCGACCATGACGACGAAGAGCCGTCGGTCGATCACCATCACGGTCTTGCCCCTGGTCAGAAGCCGCACGAGTCGCCGTGGGTGGTGACCCTGCCGCTGGTACTGCTGGCGATTCCGTCGGTGCTGATCGGCTTCTTTACCATCGAGCCGATGCTGTTCGGCGAGTGGTTCAAGGGTGTGATCTTCGTTGGCGACAATCACGTCGGCATCAAGGAGCTGGCCGAGCACTTCCACGGCCCGGTGGCGATGGCGGTGCATGGCTTGCAGACTGCGCCGTTCTGGTTGGCGATGGGCGGTGTTGCGGTGGCCTGGTTCTTCTACATGGTCAAGCCGGGCATTCCGGCAGCGATCCAGCGCACGTTCAAGCCGCTGCACACCCTGCTCGAGAACAAGTACTACTTCGACCGTTTCAACGAGATCTTCTTTGCCGGCGGTTCGCGCCTGCTTGGCAAGGGGCTGTGGAAGGGCGGTGATCAGGCGCTGATCGACGGCGTGGCGATCAACGGCACCGCCAAACTGGTGGGCTGGGTGGCGCAGATCTCGCGCCTGTTCCAGACCGGCCACCTCTACCAGTACGCCTTCACCATGATCATTGGTGTGTTCGTGCTGCTGACCTTCTGGTTCAACCGCGGTTAAGCGACACGGCCCGCTCAGGGATTCAAACAACAAGATCGAACGCGCCGGCGACGGCGCATAGAACGGAAAGCAACGATGACGGATATTCCCCTCCTCAGTCTGGCGATCTGGGTGCCGATAGTCGGCGGGCTACTGGTGCTCGCCACCGGTTCCGACCGCAACGCCCCGATGGCACGAATGCTGGCTCTGCTGGCCTCGATTGCGGGCTTCATCGTCACCATTCCGCTCTATACCGGTTTCGACCTGTCTTCGAGCGCGATGCAGTTCGTCGAACTCGCACCTTGGGTGCCGCGGTTCAACATCAACTACCACCTCGGTGTGGACGGCATTTCGGTGCTGTTCCTGTTGTTGAATGCCTTCATCACCATCATGGTGGTGCTGGCTGGCTGGCAGGTCATCGAAGAGAAGGTTGCGCAGTACATGGCCGCCTTCCTGATCATGTCGGGCCTGATGAACGGCATCTTCTCCGCGCTCGACGGCGTGCTGTTCTATGTCTTCTTCGAGGCCTCGCTGATTCCGCTGTACCTCGTCATCGGCATCTGGGGCGGTCCGAATCGCGTGTATGCAGCCATCAAGTTCTTCCTCTACACGCTGCTCGGC encodes:
- the nuoK gene encoding NADH-quinone oxidoreductase subunit NuoK; protein product: MLSLSHYLILGAILFAISVVGIFLNRKNLIVLLMAIELMLLAVNLNFIAFSHYLGDIAGQVFVFFILTVAAAESAIGLAILVVLFRNLRTIHVDDLDSLKG
- the nuoF gene encoding NADH-quinone oxidoreductase subunit NuoF encodes the protein MSAHGLILAGVDGDRTWRLQDYVARGGYSALKRIIAEKIPPETIIGELKASSLRGRGGAGFPTGLKWSFMPRSFPGDKYLACNSDEGEPGTFKDRDILRYNPHTVIEGMTIAAYAMGCARGYNYIHGEIFEIYQRFEEALAEARAAGLLGQNILGSDFSFELFAHHGYGAYICGEETALLESIEGKKGQPRFKPPFPASYGLYGKPTTINNTETFASVPFIINMGGEGFLNLGKPNNGGTKLFSVSGHVNRPGNYEIKLGTPFSELLEMAGGMRGGRKLKAVIPGGSSAPVLPGDVMMDCTMDYDSISKAGSMLGSGAVIVMDETTCMVKALERLSYFYFEESCGQCTPCREGTGWLYRVVHRIENGLGRQDDLDLLNSVTGNIMGRTICALGDAASMPVQSFVKHFGSEFAYHIENKQCLVPPEVQYAGSQIYVSPSC
- the nuoL gene encoding NADH-quinone oxidoreductase subunit L, yielding MTDMQKLYLLVPLAPLAGAILAGLFGKLIGRAGAHVVTILGVAVALVASVFIYQDVQAGNTFNGTIYTWMSAGGINFEVGFQIDALTVMMMLVVTFVSLMVHIYTIGYMSEDPGYQRFFSYISLFTFSMLMLVMSNNFLQLFFGWEAVGLVSYLLIGFWYERPTAIYANLKAFLVNRVGDFGFLLGIGLIVAYTGSLNYAEVFAKAQELSVMEMAVTGWPLLTAICICLFIGAMGKSAQVPLHVWLPDSMEGPTPISALIHAATMVTAGIFMVARMSPLFELSDVALSFVLVIGATTALFMGFLGIVQNDIKRVVAYSTLSQLGYMTVALGVSAYSAAVFHLMTHAFFKALLFLGAGSVIIGMHHDQDMRNMGGLWKYMPITWFTSLLGSLALIGFPFFSGFYSKDSIIEAVHASTIPGSGYALFCVMAGVFVTAFYSFRMYFLVFHGKERFGENGHAHHDHHGDHDDEEPSVDHHHGLAPGQKPHESPWVVTLPLVLLAIPSVLIGFFTIEPMLFGEWFKGVIFVGDNHVGIKELAEHFHGPVAMAVHGLQTAPFWLAMGGVAVAWFFYMVKPGIPAAIQRTFKPLHTLLENKYYFDRFNEIFFAGGSRLLGKGLWKGGDQALIDGVAINGTAKLVGWVAQISRLFQTGHLYQYAFTMIIGVFVLLTFWFNRG
- the nuoI gene encoding NADH-quinone oxidoreductase subunit NuoI, which translates into the protein MGAKDYIGSLFLKELVKGMALTGRHFFARKITIQFPEEKTPQSPRFRGLHALRRYPNGEERCIACKLCEAVCPAMAITIESEQRDDGSRRTSRYDIDLTKCIFCGFCEEACPVDAIVETRVFEYHGEQRGDLYYTKQMLLAVGDRYESQIAADREQEAKYR
- the nuoH gene encoding NADH-quinone oxidoreductase subunit NuoH yields the protein MEGFLQPVADLFGPAWPVVWTLVKIVAIVAPLMGCVAYLTLAERKVIGYMQVRIGPNRVGPFGLLQPIADGVKLLLKEIIVPSSSNKGLFILGPILALAPSLAAWAVIPFDDGLVLANVNAGLLFLLAITSMEVYGVIIAGWASNSKYPFLGSMRAAAQMVSYEVSMGFALICVLLISASLNLSDIVGSQGTGRFHDMGLSFLSWNWLPLLPMFVVYLISGIAETNRAPFDVVEGEAEVVAGHMVEYSGMAFALFFLAEYANMILVSILTSVLFLGGWLSPVGFLPDGFHWLALKTASILFIFLWARATFPRFRYDHIMRLGWKVFIPVTLVWVIVVAVWMMSPLSIWK
- the nuoE gene encoding NADH-quinone oxidoreductase subunit NuoE, with product MLSQESLQQIDREIAKYPSDQKQSAVMAALRIAQVEKGWLSQETIAFVAEYLEMPAIAAYEVASFYNMYDLAPVGRHKITVCTNLPCALSGGVHAAEYIKKKLGIDFNETTPDGKFTLKEGECMGACGDAPVLLHNNHSMCSWMTTEKIDQLLADLDSK
- a CDS encoding NADH-quinone oxidoreductase subunit J; translated protein: MEFKTAVFYFLSAILVLAALRVITARNPVHAALFLVLSFFTAGGIWLLLQAEFLAITLIMVYVGAVMVLFLFVVMMLDINLDRIRQGFWSYLPVGALIGILMVIEMAMVLGGRYFGLDAMPAPPAAAADYSNTRELGRVLYTDYVYPFELASLVLLVAMIAAVSLTLRKRKGTKAIDPALQVAVKREGRVELVKMPAEKE
- the nuoG gene encoding NADH-quinone oxidoreductase subunit NuoG, with amino-acid sequence MLEIEIDGKQLQVADGSTVMDAAAKAGSYIPHFCYHKKLSIAANCRMCLVQVEKAPKPLPACATPVTNGMKVWTHSEQAVKAQKGVMEFLLINHPLDCPICDQGGECQLQDLAVGYGGSESRYQEEKRVVFNKNLGSLVSTDMTRCINCTRCVRFTTEIAGEMELGQAFRGEHAEIMPFVEKTVDTELSGNIIDLCPVGALTSKPFRFAARTWELSRRRSVSPHDSLGSNLIVQTKHDVVKRVLPLENEAINECWLSDKDRFSYEGLSSDERLTSPMVKQGGEWKTVDWQTALEFVANGLRSVVKDHGATAVGGLFSPHATVEELFLGQKLMRGLGSNNVDFRLRQWDFRADGLRAGAPWLGMPVAEIGELNRLLVIGSFLRKDAPLLAQRVRQAAKRGLHVSAVGPNAEEWLIPVRHRALVAPSAMVATLAGIVATLAAEKGEAAPAVQVSAEAREIAQSLATGRKVAIWLGNLAVQDARSAELQELALEIARLTDGRCGFIGEAANSVGGYLAGAVPTADGLNARAMIESARKAYVLLGAEPDLDFAHGAATLAALQTAQLVVVMSAFDSAVLRDVADVMLPIGPFTETSGTFVNCEGRAQSFNAVAKPLGDTRPAWKVLRVLGNLLNVDGFGYEDSEAVRRDALPDDLGALLGNGLNGVVGLSAGEAGALERVADVPIYFADALVRRAPSLQKAKDAAVPQARANAATLGALGIESGVRVKVKQDGVAVELTAMVDNSVAPGCVRVAAAHATTAVLGPLSGSISLERV